The genomic DNA cagcacacaccacccccagcacctcctcacCCTCCACCAGGGCAGGTCCTGCCAGTTTTCCCAAATTAAACCCCTTTGTAAGTTATTTTTCCCACACAATAGTTCCCAGAAAACCTTTTCTCTGGCACTACTGTTAgaatcctgggatggtttgggctgaAGGACCATAAAGCCCACCCAGTCCCACctctctgccacaggcagggacaccttccactacaccaggaTGCTCCGAGCCCTgaccaacctggccttggacacttccaggaatgggaaggCTTGGGATGCCCCCTGCTCATGCGCAACTCCCACTGGAAATCTCACATTGGGTCATTTattgaaaactttttttattgTAATCAAAAAGTGACATAACAGGGCTGTAATGTATTCTGCATTTTATCCGCTGGTATTTGGTAACTGGTACCAGCTGCTTCTGccaggcaattaaaaaaaacccgAATGTGAAAATCTTCACAGTACAGTAAACTCCACCCAAAATAATTAACGGTGGTTAAAAAGAAGATGCCCCAGCAAAACCTTTCATGTTACATGGTCACAACTCACAATTCTGTACAAAATGTTCACTTTTATAAAGCTTTGatgtaaaaatcaaataatcaagcagcaatattttaagTGCAGCACAGGGTCTTTCATGTCATTATTTACAACGCTTGAAGTCGTTTACATTTTAACAAAGATCATACAGATGACTTAGTAATTAAGTCATTTTTTCACTATCTGTCGGTTTATGTCGTGACAGATTTCACTTTTTGGTCATCTTTCTCTTTATCTTTGCTCTTctttgattttttcttcttgtgtttgtgtttttggCTCTTTTCCAATTCTGTCTCATTTCCCATGTGTTTCTTATGCTTCTTATGTTTCTTGTGCTTCTTGtgcttcttcttctctttcttctttttctttttcttgctgtccTGACTCTcccctgagctggcactgctgctgtggctccGTGTCTGGCTCTCGGAGGGGCTGTGGCTGCGGCTACGGCTGacgctggggctgctctggctctggctcctgccCACCTCTGGCTGCTCGGCGGGAGCCGGGGCCGCCGCCTCCTCTTTCGCCTTATCCACAGCCTTTTCCTTCGCCTCTTTGGGCGTTTTCCCCGCAGCCTCCTCGTCCTTTGCAGACACGTTGCTCTCGCTGTCGCTCTCGTTGTAGTCTGGCACGAAGGCGGCCTCGTCGGTCTCGCGGGTGAGGTCGGACGAGAGGCGCGCGGCACTGCTCACCGGCGGCCTCGGCTTTGCCGCGCCTTTATCGCTCTGACCCGCCATGTTCTCCTTCTCCACTTTAACTTCTGGCGAGTCCTGTTTCACTGGTGGCTTATTCCCACCTGGCTCTTTCTCCTTATTGCTCTTGACTTCTGGGACatgcttctccttctccttctctttctccttctctttgcCCGGGTTTTTATCTGGGGGTTTGTGTTCCTCAGCGGGGCGCTTGGGCTCGTGCACAGCTTTGTGCTCGGCGGGCTTGCGCTCCCGCGGGGGGCTGTAGCTGCTCCGCTTGGCCTCTGCAGGGCCCTTCTTGGGTGGCTCCGCACGCTCCTCTCTTGGTTTGCTCTTCTGCCCTGCTGTGGAGTCTCTGATCCGGGATGGGGAGTCTTTCCTCCGTGCTGATTCACTCTTCTCATCTCTGCGCTTGGAACTTGAatgctccctgctgccatcaTGGTCAGACTTCTTGTCCCGGTTGGGAGTGAAGTCCTTCGCAGCAGAGCCACGGCCACTGTCATGCTTCTCTGAAGATCTGCCATCTTTAGAAGACTGAGATAcagtttttccatttccttgctCAGCTGTGCGTTCTGAGTGCTCTTTTTCTGGCTGAACACTGCTCTTCCTCTTCTCAGAACTGTCCTTGTCTGACAAAGAATGATCCCGGTCTTTGGTTTTACCTTTTTCGCTCGACACGGAACTTTTTGAACTCTTGGCATCGTGTTGGGTACTTTCATAACTTGTCTCTTTTGCAGCCTTCTGTATTTTCTCCAGAGGCTCTGTCTCCTTTTCAGTGTGTTTGAGGGGGTTTGGTGCCTTTGCACTCACAGGTTTGATAACACTGGTGGGTTTTCCTAcagctgggggcacctgggtgGTGGATTTGATGTCTTCCTCTTCAGACTCAAAGTCATCTTTATCCCACTTGGACTGAGGGACCTGGATCATGATAATGACATCCTCAGCAGGGGCTGTTATGTCATTGTTATACTCCTCCAGGGTCTTAATGACAGTTCGTTTGGTGTCTGACTTTTCCTCAGGCTTCCTGACAGGGCTTCCCCCAGTGGAACTCGTGCTGGGAGGAAAAACACGGACATTAGTAATGGGATGCACACACAGCTAGCTCTGGGAACATTTTATAAACTGGCTTGTGTTTCAATTCTAAATTCTCAGTATTTTCCTTAAGGATGTTCAATTAAGGGAACAGACAAGAGAAAGGCTGAGTTCACTGGCTGAGATTATGAGCAATCAATTAATTTAGTATCTTGCTACTATACATTTAATTAAGAAAGACACAAGATTATCAGATTGGGGACTGTCTGATCTGGTAATTCCTTCATGTCCTATTTCTCCCAATGGCAGATAAATTAGATATCCATTCTTCTTTCAACATGAAAGCAAGCAATTATGGAGAGGTACAGACAGGCAAAGTTTTATCCTTATGCCCCAGTTCTTCCTTAGaaaaatggacattttaaaagctttttagaTTACCAAGACAAGATACTATCTTAAGTCTTCAACCAATGTCTTAAATGTTTTGAGTGTGCATCACCAGCAAATGAACCCTACCAGCTTCCTGGGCAGTACAACCTGCTCGTTTTCCTTAACAACAGCTGAGTTTGACCCATGTACAGTCTCATAAGGAAGATCATGGATTATTCCCTTGTTTAGCACCAATTTAGCTGTTCCTTTCCTTAAGCACCATAAAGAGTtggaggggggaggaggaaagaaagaaaaggaaaagaactgcCTGAGGTACCTGGTGTAATCCACAAGAGTTGAGCTAGCGCCATCAGCTGCTGTCACTTTCctccttgcttttccctttgtctTTTCCGCTTtaactttgctgctgctgggctcaggtTTCTCCACAGCTTCTTTTCCAGGTGGCACGTTTTCTCCACTCACAatcttttttccagtttctcgGTTAAGTTTAATCTTTTTGGATGGGTTATTAAGAAAAGCAGCTTTATCCTTTTCCGGGGTCCGTTCTCCTTTCTCCCCCTCAGGCTCAGCCTTCCCCTTGGGTGATGTTTTCAATTCTGCACTTTCAGGTTTATAGGCCTTTGCAGAAGTGGCCTCATGTTCTTTAtcagccttttcctctgcttttcttttccttttctcaagtTTGGCATCAGAAAGTTTGCTTTTCTCAGCAGGTTTCTTTGACTTCTCCTCCTTGCCGGAGGGCTTCTCTGCCTTGGCTTCTTTAGGATGttctttctttgccttctcCTCCTTGGCTGGTCTGGTTTCTGGGTGGTCCTTTGTCACTTTGGGATGAGCCTTCCGTGGTGTACCAAGAGCCTTCTCATCCTTCTGAGAGGAAGAGGTTTTAACACTGTCTGTTTTTGGCAGCTCTTCCTTGACTTTTTTCACAGGAGGTTCCGTTCGAGGAGATTTTTCGCGATCGGGGTCCaccttttcctgggaagcttTAGCTGGCTTTGCTACGCTGTCTTTCTTTGGAGCAGCTGCCACTTCTACTTTCCGCTTTGTTTTCTCAACCTTTGCTTTTGGCttatccttctcttttttctccttttcagacACTGGTTTGAAAGCAATGGAATCCGCTTCCATGGGCTCATCCCTTACAGGGGTGGCATCATCCCTGCTTGGCAGCATGAATAGAGAGTCTGTTTTAGCATCTTCTGTTGGAACTGGCTCTCTTGGTTTTCTTGCCCCTTCTAACAGCTCAACATTGGGAAATCCTTCATTCTCAtccccttttcttctcttccggtgttttttatgtttattgCCTTTTCCATCCCCCAGTGGATTTTCCACCTCCTTCTCTTTTGATTTTGTAGGATCTTTGATGCCATGGCTCTCTCTCCCAGGCTTTTCAGGGTAGTTTCCAGCTACATTACGATTCCtgtggctctgcccagcaggaTACTCCTCCCTCCGTCCCCGAGCATACGGTGAATTCTCTCGTCGGGTCCCAGGTGGGCCAAACCGTTCTGGAGAGAAGTTCTCTCTGTTCACTGGAGGCCGTGGTTGAGCGCCCACAGCATAGCCCTTGTAAAACTTCTCGTACCACTCTCTGTAGTTCCTCTCCCATTCTCTGTACCTCTCCTTCTCAAAGGGGTCTCTGAAGTCCACCGAGCGGCCATAGTAGGCCTTCATGTCGTACGGGGGCACCTCTCGGTAGCGGTTGAAGTACTCGCGCTCGGCCTCGCCCTGCGGGACCGTCCGTTTGGTGGGGGACTGGCCCCGGAACACCGGAGACCTGGAGCGGGAGTGGTAGCGCCTGTACGGGGGcgagcgggagcgggagcggtGGTAGCCGTGCGAGCGCGAGCGGGAGCGGTAGTTCCGACTCTTCCCTTTGCCTCGTCTCTGATAGGGCGGCGACCGCGAGTAGGAGCGGGAGTGGGAGCGGCTGAAGGAGCGTGAGTAGGAGCGGGAGCGCGACGAACCTGAGCGTGACTTGGAGTAGGTGTATGAGCTTCTAGAGTAAGATGAAGCGCTATAGGGAGACTTGGAccttaaaaaaacacaacaaaaaaaccagatGAAGTTAATTCCAAACAGTCTTTCTCCTCAAATCTTTTCCtcccacatttattttttctctcctctccacaTGCTTATGTCAAAGCTTCTTTCAGCTGCTGACATAAAGCTACTGCAAATTGAAGAACTTGATAACATGTAAAAGTTTCTGCTCACAAGACagaacagctgctgctttgttagTGTCAGAACACACAGAAGGGTCAGTCTACTTCCACTCACTCTATCACATGAGCTACCAGAGCTACGGACAGATTTCAGGTGGTTACACTGGCCTCTACTGGTACGGGAACAAGCACATTTGTCACTACTTGGCAACCACATGCAgtgcaaataatttttgttgcGGTAAGATGAAAAAAGAGCAAATCTGAGTGGCTACAGTGCAGAATCACACCGAGAAAACACAACGTAGCCTGAAGACAGCAAAGCCCAAAGTTAAAACACCAGCTCGGTCTATTAACTGCACccttttttgggaatttggacAGGATGCACAATCCCAATACTGCAAAGGACCTACAGACAGGCCTGTGGAATCCACACTGCCAGGCAGGTGTCCCAAAAACATCCTGCACATCCCTCTAGCTCTAACCAAGGCAAGTGACCGCATTGCAAGAAAAATCTCATCTAAAAGCTTCTACCCTCAGTCTCGAGTCACATGCCCCAGTGCCATGACTCTGGGAAAGCTCCTGACAGCACTGCTAACAACTACTCCTGCCCAAGGGATTTCTGGGGACGGAAAACAGCAGCTACCCTCAGGTTTTTCTTCTACTGTTTTTAATGAATCATTTCACATGATTCATATGTTCATTAGCATCATTCCTCCTCTCCAAGTCCCTCACCATTTTCAGATTTCCTTACAAATAAGTCTCAGCTTTTAATTCCCAAGAAAAATTTAACAATGTCACCCAACATGTGAAAGCCCCCAGTCTGCAGTCCAGGTTCAAACATCTCATGTATCCATATGAGATggacaaaagcagaaatgaggACGATTTCTCTCACCTATCTCCTCCAAACTGCTTGGACTGCTTGGTTACAATCAGAATAGTGAGACGCTGAAAATCCAGCCCTTACAGCTATTCTGTTCCTTGCCTCCTCAGGGCTGTCAGGCAGTGAAGGATACCACTGCAGAGATACCTTAGCAAGACAGATGCTTAGTGCTCCTTAGTGCCTGTTGCCCAGTGCTAATTGAGTCACCTGCAATCTCTGCCACACTGGAGCCAATAACTTGCATATGACACTCCTGTCACTGCTCATCCCTCAATCATCCAATCCATCTAACGACAGGGAGGTGGAGTGGAACTCCTCCTGATTCCTCTAGACAATCTGCTTCTCCATTACGGACATGTAAAGCAGTTACCTGGAAAACGAACGCCTACGCTCCTTTTGAATCTTTTTATATTCCATCAATTCCTTAGCAAAATCATTTGTAAACTCATCAAGTTtggactttttcttttccctgttaaaATAAGTTTGACCTTTATTACAATTATAGTTTGACCTTTATTACAAAAGAcatcaagaaacaaaacatggcCAATATGAGAAAATGTTTACTGCATGCAATGCAAAAGGTGAACATCCTATTTAAGCAAAAACAGTTCCTACAAGTTTTAGGAAAAGTTCTAGAATTACATTTGTCTTGGTTTAGCTTTGCATATTTACCATCTGCGATGAAAAAGTATATTGGAAGAAACACTATGTCACTTTTGCTAGGTCAGATGCACTTTAGTGTAACCGCAGTCCAATACGCTCCCCCGATACAGACATGAAAACAAGGCAACGTTAGCGAGCCAAATACTTACTCCTCTTTAAGCCTCCGTTGCTCTCTGTAAAACTCCTCCCTAGAGAGAGGAGGTGCTTGTGTCGTTGGGATGGTGTTTGAATGAGCCGCTGGCACTGCTGTTGGGACCCAAGCTGATGACATgtttgcaggagctgggggatATCCGGGAGGGGGGACAGTGTACCCAGCGGATGGAGGCTGCCCAGGTGGAAACTGAGGAGGAAACTGTGGTGGTGGTACCCCcggaggaagaggaagagcatGGGGTGGTGGAGGATACAAGGGAGGTGGAGGCACAGGCACAAAGACTGGTGCTGATGCTGGCAGTGATGGGGCCTGAGTCCTTTGGGCACGGTCACTGTGCGGGCGTCCTCGATTTGAACtttaaagaaacccaaaaacaCGTGTCACTGTTTGTCACAGCCTGCCCTGAGCGTACAGAGGAAAGCGAAGCGGCAGCACGGCGGGAGCACTCCTGGTTCTCACTGGTCTCCGGCTTTTTGTTCACTCGAGACTACACTCAGTCCTGGAGCCTCGTACTTGCCTTGCACATCCTcgccccagcagctccctcagccttctctCCTTACACTCAGCTTTGGGACTGTGGGCGAGGCTGCCATGAGACCCCCATCTCCCACAAGCCAAGCACTCActgctcctctgcccctcctgACACACCTTGAGCTCTGCACTCCTGGGCTTCCGAGCACTGCGCAGGAATTAACTCACCTCTTACAACTCTCCTAACCTCTCCTACATTTGtttcctgagctcctgcctcACAATGCATTGGCCTGTTCTTGTCcctgaattgttttttcttgtttactgGATTTGAGATTTTAGATAATCTGGGGGATGGATGTTGgatttggttttgatttatCTTTCAGACTTTATAAAAACAATGACCCTTACAGCCTGGCTGTAACAAATCTCTAACAAACGAAGGACTAATTTGACGCTGTGATAACAGATAAACAGGTTCCTCTTTCTaatgagaaaaagcagcttGGCACTTTGAGATGACTaaactgcagaaatacaaaactGTCATAAAAATAACAGCCTCTAAATTTTCAATAATTTGCTTAATCAGTATCAACTAAGTTGTTAAAGAAAGAATGTTGGAGGGTGATTTCTACTGGGAAATCAATTTCTTCAGCCTTATTCAGTCAGCAATCAAAAGGGTGCTTTTCCATTTGATCTTTTAATTACATTTAGTTTTTATATGTAATTTAGGCTTCCCAAAAAGTGTTCATTAGTCAGAATCTTCTTTTCAATTATGTactggagttttatttttcaataatcTTACTGTAAGCACAGGTCCCCTTTGTTAAAGTTAATTTAAATGAAGCcacttgaaaattaattaccACTTGAATTCTCCACAActattatttcattataaatcAGCTGTTGTCTAAGCGATGTGTTAAGATTAATTTACAACCAGTTACAACTAGCAATACATTCAATTTCTGTTGAATACTtacagctcccagcctggcctgcgAAGTGCACCAGCTCTCATTGGATGACCTtttgcagcagggacaggaaaaaaaatcccagtaagTTTATCTGAAGACAACTTTTTCGACGAAATTCTAAAGTTCTAGTTTCTTACCAGTTGTAGGTATTGATTGTCCTTGAGGGCCCAGAAGACTTGGTATCGCTGGCTGTCTCAGTACAGGAACCTGATAGCCCTTGGGAATAAATGCAAACAGTCACAAAACAAGCTCTACTAGAACATAAGAATCATTGTATGTGATGAAATAAAATCTACCTTCTCTTCCAACAAACTGCTGATTGACAAAGGGGAAGATTTGGAAAGCTCAGCAGCAGTCATCAGAGCAGGAGGCAAAACAGCATCGGCATCACTACaaaaacaacacatttttattatcaaaacactgctttgaagtgaaatataatacatatttttaaatgtaaagtcCAAGGTGAGAAAAGGCTGATttcactaaattaaaaaaaattttaaaataatcttcacCAGATTTCCACCTGTGAAGTTGGCAGGCTCCAGAGGAAGCACTGCTGAGGAGTCTGTTTGGATGTTGGTATTTAGAGAGGAAGCtctctggaaaaatatttgattaagCAGCACTTGAAAGGATGAGAATCCATATAACCCGTGCACTGAACCTCAGCTTTGGAAGATGCAAGAACTGAAATTCCattagaaaatgtttctgtgctCCTTTGAATCGTGATCCTTGTACTGatggcacagctgagcctggcagccCTCTGGACACACTGGTTCCGTGCATCCAAGGCAGCAGGATTAAAGGATGTAACCCTAAACACTTGTAATagatttttacatgaaaatattatttcctcagtaatgaagagaaaataatgagaCACTAAGGtctaacagaaataaatggcTACTCTCTGAATGGCTGGacacttcaaaacaaaaccagtccCTCCTTCAGGGCAAACCTGCGCTGAATGATTGGTAGGGCAACCAAACAGAAATCCTGCCAAGAAAATTCTTGCATGAGGTACACGTTCTACTTACTGAAGTGTCCTCATTCCAAGTAAAAACAGAACCACAACTTCCACAGTGACTTGCAGCTGTCACTAATGACACACAGGGTGCTAGCTGCAAAGCCCAAGAAAAATCTAACCTgagcattttaatttcttttgtattgCTGTTGATCAGATCTCCTTACCGAAAAGGTCCATCTGGCTTTTCCCCACGGAGAGAGAGGGACACTGCTGGAGGGAGATCGGAGACAACCACAGAAGACGGATTGAcaggcagcccagctgccatGGAGGGCCCGGGGCCCAGGGAGGAGAGGGCGGAGCGGGAGGCCAGCGAGGCCAGCGGGATCATGAGCGGGTCCTGCTGCCGGGCCATGGCCGGCCGCATCAGCGGCTGCAGGGTGCGGGTGATCGTCTGCCGCATCAGGGGCGGCGGTGGCGGTGGGGGTGGCGgcggcagctgctgctgctgttgctgctgctgctgctgaatctTACGGAGCCTTTTTGTGTAACCGGTTTCATTTTTGAAGTTGTTGACAGCCTAGAGGTAGGGAAACACGTTTGAGAAGGTGATAATAAACTTCAGTAGAAATATGAACAAAAGCATTTCTACAGGAAAATCACAGTGTGTTCCCGTAAGTGCTATTAATCCTAAACCAACTAACACACAGCTATGAACACATCCCATGGAACTCTGATATCAATGACTGATACCTCAGAGTCTCTGCATTAAAAGTACTTGGCTGTTAACATCCAGTTTGAAAGTGAGGACATCCCATTAAAGACAAGTGTGTCCTGAATTTGCCAGATTGTCTCTAATGAGCAGTAGGCTTCTGTAAAAACAGATTATGTATTTGAAAAGTAAACTTAGTTTTGTTGAGGTCAGCCTTGCTTAAGGAGatctaaattaatattttcatccCTTTCAGCTCTTTACAAATAGATTTTTCTAACAAAGAGTTCAGGCTAAAGTCACCATATTACCTGGCGCAGAAACTTGTTGGCGATTAAAGCATCAGGAGAAACATCTGTCTGATGGCAGGTGGGGCATGTGTGTTCCTCGGACTCCAGCAGTGCTGTTCTAATACCTGGGAATAATTAGAATATTTAAGTAGTTTATAGCCAAACTAAGTAAACTTTTTTGGTTCTCATTAATTACAAAAACAAGCGTATGATTAATGGGGAAATATGGTCTTAAATGGAAAGCATGAAGCTGTTCATGTTCTATAGTGGGAAAAACTGGCAgaggaacaggttgcccagagaagctgtagcatccctggaagtgttcaagaccagtCTGGATGGGATTCAGAGCAagctgggctagtggaaggCCAACTCAAACCACTCTGAAATTCTACAACAATTTCTAGCATACAGCAGAGGGTCAATATTTCACTGTGGTAATATGTAAAGATGCAGAGCAGACTGGCATGTGACAGCTCAATTGGTCTTTTTTCCACTCTAGTACAGCAAAAAGTCATTCCATGTTAATgaataaaacacatttcaaaaaacCATGAGGTTTGATTTCTGAAGGTTTTAACCAGCTCTAGGGAAGCACGTGGATGAAATGCCTCAATATCAGTTCTTCGTAGTGCGCAGTAAGTGCCCAAAGTTGGAGATATAATTCTGTGtgagggaaagggctgtggaCAAAATGAATGCATTCTATATTCTATTCTAATATGCActctcctcatcctcttccttctgcaggTAAAGAGGATTTAACTAGAAACttaaggagggaaaaaagctttctgccttttttccacCATCTACATAAGAAGAGTCTTTCCCTGCTCACGACATGCTGAAGTGTTCAACAGAACTAACAGCAATTTCCTTATCTCCTATTTCTGCTCTCAGAAGATCAAATTTGATGTCTGGAATTAACAAATTTGGCAGTAACACTTACATTCATCACAGTAACTGTTTCCACAGCAGGGAATAACAACCGCATCCGTCATTATATCCTTACAAATGAGACACAACAGCTCATCTGGAATAGGATCATCTTCttctgaggaggaggatggctCCTCAGGTAGGAAGGGAggcttctccttctttcctATAGCATAAGCTTCCCTGGAAGTAAAGTggggaaagcaaaagaaagaagttaAAGGGAAAAGTCTTCCAAGCTTTGAATTTTATCAAAAAAAGATAATATGTGGTATTCCTCCCCCTCTCCACTGGCCTTCCTAAACACAGCTGTTTATTTTGAACTGCTTTTCTATAGCCCTAACAGaagaagagggagggaggaattCTCCTGCAGAACTATCCAGTTCATTGGATCAACCAAGAAATCAGTTCAGACTAGAAAAACATTTAACAGCTTATATCAGGTGACATGCATCTCCTTTGCCAGAGGCTAAATGTAAATTGGAGGCTCAGGATAAAGCTGATATCCCAGTAATGACATTTTCTAAGTGAAAGAAGTCTGTGTTACAGCTTCCAAAAGGGAACATCCAGGTGAGAAAACCAGAAGGGCTACCAAGAGTATTTTAGAACAGCCACTGTTGCTCAGCACACACAAATGTTTTCCTAGTTTATAGCAAGAGGAAAACTTAAGCCTGCTTCACATCTGAGGGAGGGAGTTGCAGTCCAACAGCTGCTTTATTACATTTTACATGAAACCTTTGAAAGAC from Camarhynchus parvulus chromosome 14, STF_HiC, whole genome shotgun sequence includes the following:
- the RBBP6 gene encoding E3 ubiquitin-protein ligase RBBP6 isoform X4 yields the protein MSCVHYKFSSKLNYDTVTFDGLHISLSDLKRQIMGREKLKAADCDLQITNAQTKEEYTDDSALIPKNSSVIVRRIPIGGVKATSKTYVISRSEPVSGTSKAIDDSSASISLAQLTKTANLAEANASEEDKIKAMMTQSGHEYDPVNYMKKPVGPPPPSYTCFRCGKPGHYIKNCPTNGDKNFESVPRIKKSTGIPRSFMMEVKDPNTKGAMLTNTGKYAIPTIDAEAYAIGKKEKPPFLPEEPSSSSEEDDPIPDELLCLICKDIMTDAVVIPCCGNSYCDECIRTALLESEEHTCPTCHQTDVSPDALIANKFLRQAVNNFKNETGYTKRLRKIQQQQQQQQQQLPPPPPPPPPPLMRQTITRTLQPLMRPAMARQQDPLMIPLASLASRSALSSLGPGPSMAAGLPVNPSSVVVSDLPPAVSLSLRGEKPDGPFRDADAVLPPALMTAAELSKSSPLSISSLLEEKGYQVPVLRQPAIPSLLGPQGQSIPTTGHPMRAGALRRPGWELSNRGRPHSDRAQRTQAPSLPASAPVFVPVPPPPLYPPPPHALPLPPGVPPPQFPPQFPPGQPPSAGYTVPPPGYPPAPANMSSAWVPTAVPAAHSNTIPTTQAPPLSREEFYREQRRLKEESKSPYSASSYSRSSYTYSKSRSGSSRSRSYSRSFSRSHSRSYSRSPPYQRRGKGKSRNYRSRSRSHGYHRSRSRSPPYRRYHSRSRSPVFRGQSPTKRTVPQGEAEREYFNRYREVPPYDMKAYYGRSVDFRDPFEKERYREWERNYREWYEKFYKGYAVGAQPRPPVNRENFSPERFGPPGTRRENSPYARGRREEYPAGQSHRNRNVAGNYPEKPGRESHGIKDPTKSKEKEVENPLGDGKGNKHKKHRKRRKGDENEGFPNVELLEGARKPREPVPTEDAKTDSLFMLPSRDDATPVRDEPMEADSIAFKPVSEKEKKEKDKPKAKVEKTKRKVEVAAAPKKDSVAKPAKASQEKVDPDREKSPRTEPPVKKVKEELPKTDSVKTSSSQKDEKALGTPRKAHPKVTKDHPETRPAKEEKAKKEHPKEAKAEKPSGKEEKSKKPAEKSKLSDAKLEKRKRKAEEKADKEHEATSAKAYKPESAELKTSPKGKAEPEGEKGERTPEKDKAAFLNNPSKKIKLNRETGKKIVSGENVPPGKEAVEKPEPSSSKVKAEKTKGKARRKVTAADGASSTLVDYTSTSSTGGSPVRKPEEKSDTKRTVIKTLEEYNNDITAPAEDVIIMIQVPQSKWDKDDFESEEEDIKSTTQVPPAVGKPTSVIKPVSAKAPNPLKHTEKETEPLEKIQKAAKETSYESTQHDAKSSKSSVSSEKGKTKDRDHSLSDKDSSEKRKSSVQPEKEHSERTAEQGNGKTVSQSSKDGRSSEKHDSGRGSAAKDFTPNRDKKSDHDGSREHSSSKRRDEKSESARRKDSPSRIRDSTAGQKSKPREERAEPPKKGPAEAKRSSYSPPRERKPAEHKAVHEPKRPAEEHKPPDKNPGKEKEKEKEKEKHVPEVKSNKEKEPGGNKPPVKQDSPEVKVEKENMAGQSDKGAAKPRPPVSSAARLSSDLTRETDEAAFVPDYNESDSESNVSAKDEEAAGKTPKEAKEKAVDKAKEEAAAPAPAEQPEVGRSQSQSSPSVSRSRSHSPSESQTRSHSSSASSGESQDSKKKKKKKEKKKHKKHKKHKKHKKHMGNETELEKSQKHKHKKKKSKKSKDKEKDDQKVKSVTT
- the RBBP6 gene encoding E3 ubiquitin-protein ligase RBBP6 isoform X3; protein product: MSCVHYKFSSKLNYDTVTFDGLHISLSDLKRQIMGREKLKAADCDLQITNAQTKEEYTDDSALIPKNSSVIVRRIPIGGVKATSKTYVMTPKSHKILETTFRSRSEPVSGTSKAIDDSSASISLAQLTKTANLAEANASEEDKIKAMMTQSGHEYDPVNYMKKPVGPPPPSYTCFRCGKPGHYIKNCPTNGDKNFESVPRIKKSTGIPRSFMMEVKDPNTKGAMLTNTGKYAIPTIDAEAYAIGKKEKPPFLPEEPSSSSEEDDPIPDELLCLICKDIMTDAVVIPCCGNSYCDECIRTALLESEEHTCPTCHQTDVSPDALIANKFLRQAVNNFKNETGYTKRLRKIQQQQQQQQQQLPPPPPPPPPPLMRQTITRTLQPLMRPAMARQQDPLMIPLASLASRSALSSLGPGPSMAAGLPVNPSSVVVSDLPPAVSLSLRGEKPDGPFRDADAVLPPALMTAAELSKSSPLSISSLLEEKGYQVPVLRQPAIPSLLGPQGQSIPTTGHPMRAGALRRPGWELSNRGRPHSDRAQRTQAPSLPASAPVFVPVPPPPLYPPPPHALPLPPGVPPPQFPPQFPPGQPPSAGYTVPPPGYPPAPANMSSAWVPTAVPAAHSNTIPTTQAPPLSREEFYREQRRLKEESKSPYSASSYSRSSYTYSKSRSGSSRSRSYSRSFSRSHSRSYSRSPPYQRRGKGKSRNYRSRSRSHGYHRSRSRSPPYRRYHSRSRSPVFRGQSPTKRTVPQGEAEREYFNRYREVPPYDMKAYYGRSVDFRDPFEKERYREWERNYREWYEKFYKGYAVGAQPRPPVNRENFSPERFGPPGTRRENSPYARGRREEYPAGQSHRNRNVAGNYPEKPGRESHGIKDPTKSKEKEVENPLGDGKGNKHKKHRKRRKGDENEGFPNVELLEGARKPREPVPTEDAKTDSLFMLPSRDDATPVRDEPMEADSIAFKPVSEKEKKEKDKPKAKVEKTKRKVEVAAAPKKDSVAKPAKASQEKVDPDREKSPRTEPPVKKVKEELPKTDSVKTSSSQKDEKALGTPRKAHPKVTKDHPETRPAKEEKAKKEHPKEAKAEKPSGKEEKSKKPAEKSKLSDAKLEKRKRKAEEKADKEHEATSAKAYKPESAELKTSPKGKAEPEGEKGERTPEKDKAAFLNNPSKKIKLNRETGKKIVSGENVPPGKEAVEKPEPSSSKVKAEKTKGKARRKVTAADGASSTLVDYTSTSSTGGSPVRKPEEKSDTKRTVIKTLEEYNNDITAPAEDVIIMIQVPQSKWDKDDFESEEEDIKSTTQVPPAVGKPTSVIKPVSAKAPNPLKHTEKETEPLEKIQKAAKETSYESTQHDAKSSKSSVSSEKGKTKDRDHSLSDKDSSEKRKSSVQPEKEHSERTAEQGNGKTVSQSSKDGRSSEKHDSGRGSAAKDFTPNRDKKSDHDGSREHSSSKRRDEKSESARRKDSPSRIRDSTAGQKSKPREERAEPPKKGPAEAKRSSYSPPRERKPAEHKAVHEPKRPAEEHKPPDKNPGKEKEKEKEKEKHVPEVKSNKEKEPGGNKPPVKQDSPEVKVEKENMAGQSDKGAAKPRPPVSSAARLSSDLTRETDEAAFVPDYNESDSESNVSAKDEEAAGKTPKEAKEKAVDKAKEEAAAPAPAEQPEVGRSQSQSSPSVSRSRSHSPSESQTRSHSSSASSGESQDSKKKKKKKEKKKHKKHKKHKKHKKHMGNETELEKSQKHKHKKKKSKKSKDKEKDDQKVKSVTT